A DNA window from Pseudomonas tohonis contains the following coding sequences:
- a CDS encoding OprD family porin — MQQLHTDRLSRARLPLAVALAIAAGAVSAAEAGLVEDTTATLTARNFYMNRNFVGSSTQDQAEEWTQSFILDARSGFTQGTVGLGVDVLGLYALKLDGGKGTRGTQLLPVHDDGRPADDFGRLGVAGKMRLSKTELKVGEWMPVLPILRSDDGRSLPQTFEGALLTSRELDGLTLYAGRFHGNSPRNDASMEDMSLNGRAAFTSDRFDFAGGEYTFNEGRTLVGAWHAQLEDIYRQNYLQLTHSQPIGDWTLGANIGWFNGKEDGSALAGDLDNRTWSGLFSAKIGGNTFYLGLQKVSGDDAWMRVNGTSGGTLANDSYNSSYENAREKSWQLRHDYNFVALGIPGLTLMNRYIHGSNVHTGSVTDGKEWGRESELAYVVQSGTFKSLAVKWRNSSQRRDWGNTNSFDENRLIVSYPFSLL, encoded by the coding sequence ATGCAACAGCTTCACACCGACCGCCTTTCCCGCGCCCGCCTGCCACTCGCCGTCGCCCTGGCGATCGCAGCCGGCGCCGTATCCGCCGCCGAAGCCGGCTTGGTCGAGGACACCACCGCCACCCTGACGGCGCGCAACTTCTACATGAATCGCAACTTCGTCGGCTCCAGCACCCAGGACCAGGCGGAGGAATGGACCCAGAGCTTCATCCTCGACGCCCGCTCCGGCTTCACCCAGGGCACGGTGGGCCTGGGCGTCGACGTACTCGGCCTGTATGCCCTCAAGCTCGACGGCGGCAAGGGCACCCGTGGCACCCAGCTGCTGCCGGTGCATGACGACGGGCGCCCCGCCGACGACTTCGGCCGCCTCGGCGTGGCCGGCAAGATGCGCCTGTCGAAGACCGAACTGAAGGTCGGCGAATGGATGCCGGTGCTGCCGATCCTGCGCTCCGACGACGGCCGCTCCCTGCCGCAGACCTTCGAGGGCGCCCTACTGACCTCCAGGGAACTCGACGGCCTGACCCTCTACGCCGGCCGCTTCCATGGCAACAGCCCGCGCAACGACGCCAGCATGGAAGACATGTCGCTCAACGGTCGCGCGGCCTTCACCTCGGACCGCTTCGATTTCGCCGGCGGCGAATACACCTTCAACGAAGGCCGCACCCTGGTCGGCGCCTGGCATGCGCAACTGGAAGACATCTACCGGCAGAACTACCTGCAACTGACCCACAGCCAGCCCATCGGCGACTGGACCCTGGGCGCCAATATCGGCTGGTTCAACGGCAAGGAAGACGGCAGCGCCCTGGCCGGCGACCTGGACAACCGCACCTGGTCGGGCCTGTTCTCGGCGAAGATCGGCGGCAACACCTTCTACCTGGGCCTGCAGAAGGTCAGCGGCGACGATGCCTGGATGCGCGTCAACGGCACCAGCGGCGGCACCCTGGCCAACGACAGCTACAACTCCAGCTACGAGAACGCCAGGGAGAAATCCTGGCAGTTGCGCCACGACTACAACTTCGTCGCGCTCGGCATCCCCGGCCTGACCCTGATGAACCGCTACATCCACGGCTCCAACGTGCACACCGGCAGCGTCACCGACGGCAAGGAATGGGGCCGCGAAAGCGAACTCGCCTACGTGGTGCAGTCCGGCACCTTCAAGAGCCTGGCGGTGAAGTGGCGCAACTCCAGCCAGCGCCGCGACTGGGGCAACACCAACAGCTTCGACGAGAACCGGCTGATCGTCAGCTACCCCTTCTCGCTGCTCTGA
- a CDS encoding MFS transporter — translation MATPSSSQAKKATASGWIGSALEYYDFFIYAQAAALIFPQIFFPSTDPKIAIVASLATYGVGYLARPVGAFVLGHWGDTRGRKNVLLLCMFLMGISTMAVGLLPTYHDIGILAPVLLVILRLVQGFAVAGEISGASSMIMEHAPFGRRGYYASFTLQGVQAGQVMAAAVFLPLAYFMPSDAFNEWGWRIPFLLSALVLVAGYIIRREVHETPAFVNEESQQKVARSPVAEAFRHSWKNMILVTFMALMNVVPVVATIFGAAYAVQPAYGIGFDKSVYLWIPVVGNIVAVLVIPFVGNLSDRIGRRPTMIAGALGSGLLAFAYLYAISIQNVPLAFGMSILMWGMVYQGYNAVFPSFYPELFQTRYRVSAMAISQNIGTMLTAMLPALFAAVAPPGSDNVPVIVGSLAFAITCLCALAAYLAPETYRLQMEDLGKPNAKPMDKTQYDSSRQDSLRVASH, via the coding sequence ATGGCTACTCCCTCAAGCTCCCAAGCCAAGAAAGCAACTGCCAGCGGGTGGATAGGCTCCGCCCTCGAGTACTACGACTTCTTCATCTACGCCCAGGCGGCGGCGCTGATCTTCCCGCAGATCTTCTTCCCCTCCACCGACCCGAAGATCGCCATCGTCGCCTCGCTGGCCACCTACGGCGTCGGCTACCTGGCGCGCCCGGTCGGCGCCTTCGTCCTCGGCCACTGGGGCGATACCCGGGGCCGCAAGAACGTGCTGCTGCTGTGCATGTTCCTCATGGGCATCTCGACCATGGCCGTGGGCCTGCTGCCGACCTACCACGACATCGGCATTCTCGCGCCGGTGCTGCTGGTGATCCTGCGCCTGGTCCAGGGCTTCGCCGTGGCCGGGGAGATCTCCGGGGCCAGCTCGATGATCATGGAACACGCCCCCTTCGGCCGGCGCGGCTACTACGCCAGCTTCACCCTGCAGGGCGTGCAGGCGGGTCAGGTCATGGCCGCCGCGGTGTTCCTGCCGCTGGCCTACTTCATGCCCAGCGACGCCTTCAACGAATGGGGCTGGCGGATTCCCTTCCTGCTCAGCGCCCTGGTGCTGGTGGCCGGCTACATCATCCGCCGTGAAGTCCACGAGACCCCCGCCTTCGTCAACGAGGAGTCGCAGCAGAAGGTCGCCAGGTCGCCGGTCGCCGAAGCCTTCCGCCACAGCTGGAAGAACATGATCCTGGTCACCTTCATGGCGCTGATGAACGTGGTCCCGGTGGTCGCCACCATCTTCGGCGCGGCCTACGCGGTGCAGCCCGCCTATGGCATCGGCTTCGACAAGAGCGTCTACCTGTGGATACCGGTGGTGGGCAACATCGTCGCCGTGCTGGTCATCCCCTTCGTCGGCAACCTCTCCGACCGCATCGGCCGTCGCCCGACCATGATCGCCGGTGCGCTGGGCTCCGGCCTGCTGGCCTTCGCCTACCTCTACGCCATCAGCATCCAGAACGTGCCGCTGGCCTTCGGCATGTCGATCCTCATGTGGGGCATGGTCTACCAGGGCTACAACGCGGTGTTCCCGAGCTTCTACCCGGAGCTGTTCCAGACCCGCTACCGCGTGTCCGCCATGGCCATCTCGCAGAACATCGGCACCATGCTCACCGCCATGCTGCCGGCGCTGTTCGCCGCCGTCGCCCCGCCCGGCTCGGACAACGTGCCGGTGATCGTCGGCAGCCTCGCCTTCGCCATCACCTGCCTCTGCGCCCTCGCCGCCTACCTGGCGCCCGAGACCTACCGCCTGCAGATGGAGGACCTCGGCAAGCCGAACGCCAAGCCGATGGACAAGACCCAGTACGACAGCAGCCGCCAGGACAGCCTGCGCGTCGCCAGCCACTGA
- the quiC gene encoding 3-dehydroshikimate dehydratase QuiC gives MQRSIATVSLSGTLPEKLEAIAAAGFDGVEIFENDLLYYAGSPREVRQLCADLGLAITLFQPFRDFEGCRRDRLQRNLDRAQRKFDLMQELGTDLVLVCSNVAADSLGDERILVDDLRLLGEHAGARGLRIGYEALAWGRHVNTLQQVWNLVRQADHPAVGVILDSFHTLSLKGDPRAIAEIPGEKIFFVQMADAPILAMDVLEWSRHFRCFPGQGEFDLPGFLAPILRSGYRGPLSLEIFNDGFRAAPPRANAADGLRSLLYLEEKTRDLLRQDPTPPADLDLLFAPPPAGRYDGVEFLEFAVDGEQGARLANWLERLGFARAGQHRSKDVSLLRQGDINIVLNAEPYSFAHGFFEAHGPSLCATALRVADSASALERARAYRGQPYRGLVGPNEREIPAVRAPDGSLIYLVEPSVPGQTIYDSDFRLDATARPGGSLTRIDHMAMALPADGLDSWVLFYKGLLDFEADDEVVLPDPYGLVKSRALRSRCGTVRLPLNISENRNTAISHALSSYRGSGVHHIAFACDDLFAEIARAKDAGVPLLDIPLNYYDDLAARFDFDDEFLSELAYYNVLYDRDAQGGELFHVYTEPFEGRFFFELLQRKGGYVGYGAANVAVRLAAMAKARSGAVRQAKL, from the coding sequence ATGCAGCGTTCGATTGCCACCGTCTCGTTGAGCGGAACCCTGCCGGAAAAGCTCGAAGCCATCGCCGCCGCCGGTTTCGACGGCGTGGAGATCTTCGAGAACGATCTTCTCTACTACGCCGGCAGCCCCCGTGAGGTGCGCCAGCTGTGCGCCGACCTGGGGCTGGCCATCACCCTGTTCCAGCCGTTCCGCGACTTCGAGGGCTGCCGCCGCGACCGGCTGCAGAGGAACCTCGACCGCGCCCAGCGCAAGTTCGACCTGATGCAGGAACTGGGCACCGACCTGGTGCTGGTGTGCAGCAACGTCGCCGCCGATTCCCTGGGCGATGAGCGCATCCTGGTGGACGACCTGCGCCTGCTCGGCGAGCACGCCGGCGCACGTGGCCTGCGCATCGGCTACGAGGCCCTGGCCTGGGGCCGCCACGTCAACACCTTGCAGCAGGTCTGGAACCTGGTGCGCCAGGCCGACCACCCGGCCGTGGGCGTGATCCTCGACAGCTTCCATACCCTGTCGCTCAAGGGCGATCCCCGCGCCATCGCCGAGATTCCCGGCGAGAAGATCTTCTTCGTGCAGATGGCCGACGCGCCGATCCTGGCCATGGACGTGCTGGAGTGGAGCCGCCACTTCCGCTGCTTCCCGGGGCAGGGCGAGTTCGACCTGCCGGGCTTCCTCGCGCCCATCCTGCGCAGCGGCTATCGCGGTCCGCTGTCCCTGGAGATCTTCAACGACGGCTTCCGCGCCGCGCCGCCCCGGGCCAACGCCGCCGACGGCCTGCGCTCGCTGCTGTACCTGGAGGAGAAGACCCGCGACCTGCTGCGCCAGGACCCGACGCCGCCGGCCGACCTCGACCTGCTGTTCGCCCCGCCGCCGGCCGGCCGCTACGACGGCGTGGAGTTCCTCGAGTTCGCCGTCGACGGCGAGCAGGGCGCGCGGCTGGCCAACTGGCTGGAGCGCCTGGGCTTCGCCCGCGCCGGCCAGCACCGGTCCAAGGACGTCAGCCTGCTGCGCCAGGGCGATATCAACATCGTGCTCAATGCCGAACCCTATTCCTTCGCCCACGGCTTCTTCGAGGCGCACGGCCCGTCGCTCTGCGCCACGGCCCTGCGCGTGGCGGACAGCGCCTCGGCCCTAGAGCGGGCGCGGGCCTACCGTGGCCAGCCCTATCGCGGCCTGGTCGGCCCCAACGAGCGGGAGATCCCCGCCGTGCGCGCCCCCGACGGCAGCCTGATCTACCTGGTGGAGCCCTCCGTCCCGGGCCAGACCATCTACGACAGCGATTTCCGCCTGGACGCCACCGCACGGCCCGGCGGCAGCCTCACCCGCATCGACCACATGGCCATGGCGCTGCCGGCCGACGGGCTCGACAGCTGGGTGCTGTTCTACAAGGGCCTGCTGGATTTCGAGGCCGACGACGAGGTGGTGCTGCCCGACCCCTACGGCCTGGTGAAGAGCCGTGCGCTGCGCAGCCGCTGCGGCACCGTGCGCCTGCCCTTGAACATCTCGGAGAACCGCAACACCGCCATCTCCCACGCGCTATCCAGCTACCGGGGTTCGGGCGTGCACCACATCGCCTTCGCCTGCGACGACCTGTTCGCCGAGATCGCCCGGGCCAAGGACGCCGGCGTGCCGCTGCTGGACATCCCCCTGAACTACTACGACGACCTGGCCGCGCGCTTCGACTTCGACGACGAGTTCCTCAGCGAGCTGGCCTATTACAACGTGCTCTACGACCGCGATGCGCAGGGGGGCGAGCTGTTCCACGTCTACACCGAGCCCTTCGAGGGGCGCTTCTTCTTCGAGTTGCTGCAGCGCAAGGGCGGCTATGTCGGCTACGGTGCGGCCAACGTCGCGGTGCGCCTGGCGGCCATGGCCAAGGCGCGCAGCGGTGCTGTGCGCCAGGCGAAGCTCTGA
- a CDS encoding TetR family transcriptional regulator, which produces MTITADLPVETPRKSRKNNPEKTRENILQAAVVEFVQQGLSGARVDAIAERTQTSKRMIYYYFESKEQLYLRVLEKLYGDIRHTEAQLHLAELEPREAIRRLVEFTFDHHDRNVDFVRIVSIENIQHGQYIRESDAIGSLNVTILTSLDDILRRGVEAGAFRAGVQAMDVHLLMSSFCFYRVSNRHTLGAIFAIDLNEADVKARHKEMIVESILRFLKA; this is translated from the coding sequence ATGACCATCACCGCTGATCTGCCCGTCGAGACACCCCGCAAGAGCCGCAAGAACAACCCGGAGAAGACCCGCGAGAACATCCTCCAGGCGGCCGTCGTCGAATTCGTCCAGCAGGGCCTCTCCGGTGCCCGCGTCGATGCCATCGCCGAGCGCACCCAGACGTCCAAGCGGATGATCTACTACTACTTCGAGAGCAAGGAGCAGCTCTACCTGCGGGTGCTGGAGAAGCTCTACGGCGACATCCGCCACACCGAGGCGCAGTTGCACCTGGCGGAGCTGGAACCGCGCGAGGCGATCCGCCGCCTGGTCGAGTTCACCTTCGACCACCACGACCGCAACGTCGACTTCGTGCGCATCGTCAGCATCGAGAACATTCAGCACGGGCAGTACATCCGCGAGTCCGATGCCATCGGTTCGCTGAACGTCACCATCCTCACCAGCCTCGACGACATCCTCCGGCGTGGCGTCGAGGCGGGTGCCTTCCGGGCCGGTGTGCAGGCCATGGACGTGCACCTGCTGATGTCGTCGTTCTGCTTCTACCGCGTTTCCAACCGCCACACCCTGGGCGCGATCTTCGCCATCGACCTCAACGAGGCCGATGTGAAGGCGCGTCACAAGGAAATGATCGTCGAATCGATCCTGCGCTTCCTGAAGGCCTGA
- a CDS encoding TIGR02270 family protein: MIPIVLEQHAEEAGFLAGLRDYAVRAPHYDLKHLQTLDGRIEAHLDGLLIAGLQGLDLLLKELHPLATGEVFAATALAFLAGNGPALSTLAEHLRKAPDGERAFTAALGWLEWEKVEPWIERLLSSQEPLFRRLGLAACGMHRRDPGPALIAGLSHADPGVLARAARTAGELRRRDLMQTIRAHRLHADEAVRFWANWATVQMGDEEALGPLRLLAEQQGVFRLRALDTLLCWQPREASIAWLRGLMQSPEHRRLVIQATGLFGDPVTVPWLIQQMRELPYARVAGEAFTLITGADLAELDLELKVHPDYDAGPTDDPEDPNVEMDPDTDLAWPDPARVEGWWQANQERFTRGSGYLLGQPLSEARCLEVLRTGYQRQRIAAACALARYIPTRPLFPTSAPALRQRQLLGA, translated from the coding sequence ATGATCCCCATCGTCCTCGAGCAGCACGCCGAAGAGGCCGGCTTCCTCGCCGGCCTGCGCGACTACGCCGTGCGCGCACCGCACTACGACCTCAAGCACCTGCAGACCCTGGATGGCCGCATCGAGGCGCACCTGGACGGGCTGCTGATCGCCGGGCTCCAGGGCCTGGACCTGTTGCTCAAGGAGCTGCATCCGCTGGCCACCGGCGAGGTCTTCGCCGCCACCGCGCTGGCCTTCCTGGCCGGCAACGGCCCGGCGCTGTCCACACTCGCCGAGCACCTGCGCAAGGCGCCCGACGGCGAGCGGGCCTTCACCGCCGCCCTCGGCTGGCTGGAGTGGGAAAAGGTCGAGCCCTGGATCGAACGCCTGCTCTCATCCCAGGAACCGCTGTTCCGCCGCCTGGGCCTGGCCGCCTGCGGCATGCACCGCCGCGACCCGGGCCCCGCGCTGATCGCCGGGCTCTCCCATGCCGACCCGGGCGTGCTGGCCCGTGCCGCGCGCACGGCCGGCGAGCTGCGCCGGCGCGACCTGATGCAGACCATCCGCGCCCACCGCCTGCATGCCGACGAGGCGGTGCGCTTCTGGGCCAACTGGGCGACGGTGCAGATGGGTGACGAAGAGGCCCTGGGCCCGTTGCGCCTGCTGGCCGAACAGCAGGGCGTGTTCCGCCTGCGGGCACTCGATACCCTGCTCTGCTGGCAACCTCGCGAAGCCAGCATCGCCTGGCTGCGGGGGCTGATGCAGAGCCCCGAGCACCGGCGCCTGGTGATCCAGGCCACCGGCCTGTTCGGCGACCCGGTGACGGTGCCCTGGCTGATCCAGCAGATGCGCGAGCTGCCCTATGCCCGCGTGGCCGGCGAAGCCTTCACCCTGATCACCGGGGCGGACCTGGCCGAGCTGGACCTGGAGCTGAAGGTGCACCCCGACTACGACGCCGGGCCCACGGACGACCCCGAGGACCCGAACGTGGAGATGGACCCGGACACCGACCTCGCCTGGCCGGACCCGGCGCGGGTGGAAGGCTGGTGGCAAGCCAACCAGGAGCGCTTCACCAGGGGCAGCGGCTACCTGCTGGGCCAGCCCCTGAGCGAAGCACGCTGCCTCGAGGTGCTGCGCACCGGCTACCAGCGCCAGCGCATCGCCGCCGCCTGCGCCCTGGCCCGCTACATCCCGACCCGACCGCTGTTCCCCACCAGCGCCCCGGCCTTGCGCCAGCGCCAGCTGCTGGGCGCCTGA
- a CDS encoding PAAR-like domain-containing protein — protein sequence MANQVFANNMEVSCKSASGKSIACFPDVCFTPPQAPPTPTGVPIPYPNTGMASDTTNGTRTIKITGKEAMLKNKSYFKTSTGDEAGCAPKKGVVTSKIKGKVYYTAWSMDVKFEGENVVRHMDLMTHNHASMPGNTPTWPYLDEMAVSKEEGPCKDDIKKEKEACKEFTPHKADGPSPCPPDGKPSTKDEADAYADKTAAKECLRARRCQLSPYAPTGKQPGCCPGQTGHHVVEAGSFYNVGRGGSNSTAIEGTANYNADKAPCICVEGCNQYHGTHGLMHTYQSTAALNSGATTQALPLEGGKQTSVVSLTYKQAKTFGVDAVGKSFPESKCDPACLEAQLDAYHNKQGIDDSTQCRSIATGYKGDEAEKAANAAVVARSSRLAAASASAPSGR from the coding sequence ATGGCCAACCAGGTTTTCGCCAACAACATGGAAGTGTCCTGCAAGTCGGCAAGCGGCAAGTCCATCGCCTGCTTCCCCGACGTCTGCTTCACGCCTCCGCAGGCGCCGCCCACACCCACCGGCGTGCCCATCCCCTACCCCAACACCGGGATGGCCAGCGACACGACCAATGGCACTCGCACGATCAAGATCACCGGCAAGGAAGCGATGCTCAAGAACAAGAGCTACTTCAAGACCAGTACCGGTGACGAAGCGGGCTGCGCACCGAAGAAAGGAGTCGTCACCAGCAAGATAAAGGGAAAGGTCTACTACACAGCCTGGTCGATGGATGTGAAGTTCGAGGGTGAGAACGTAGTCCGCCACATGGACCTGATGACACACAACCATGCATCGATGCCCGGCAACACACCGACCTGGCCCTACCTCGACGAGATGGCCGTGTCCAAGGAAGAAGGCCCCTGCAAGGACGACATCAAGAAGGAAAAGGAGGCGTGCAAGGAATTCACCCCGCACAAGGCGGACGGGCCGAGCCCCTGCCCTCCCGATGGCAAGCCCTCGACCAAGGATGAAGCCGACGCCTATGCGGACAAGACTGCCGCCAAGGAGTGCCTTCGGGCCCGCCGCTGCCAGTTGAGCCCTTATGCACCTACTGGGAAACAGCCCGGTTGCTGCCCGGGTCAGACCGGGCACCACGTGGTGGAGGCCGGCTCGTTCTACAACGTGGGGCGAGGCGGCTCGAACTCGACGGCTATCGAGGGGACCGCGAACTACAACGCCGACAAGGCACCTTGCATCTGCGTGGAAGGCTGCAACCAGTACCACGGCACTCACGGGCTGATGCACACCTACCAGAGCACCGCCGCGCTCAACAGCGGAGCCACCACCCAGGCCCTGCCACTTGAAGGCGGGAAGCAGACTTCCGTCGTCAGCCTCACCTACAAGCAGGCAAAGACATTCGGTGTCGATGCAGTAGGCAAGAGCTTCCCGGAGTCCAAGTGCGATCCCGCCTGCCTTGAGGCGCAGCTGGACGCTTACCACAACAAACAGGGCATCGACGACTCGACGCAGTGTCGCTCCATTGCCACCGGTTACAAGGGAGACGAAGCAGAGAAGGCAGCCAATGCCGCCGTCGTAGCTCGCTCGTCCCGCCTCGCTGCCGCATCCGCATCCGCACCGAGCGGCCGATAA
- a CDS encoding beta-ketoacyl synthase N-terminal-like domain-containing protein codes for MTSFCVLGSGMVTAVGQDSPSSCAAIRCAIDNFQETRFMDSGGEWQIGSTVPLEQPWRGRVKLVKMAARAIAEAVRSVPGCQPEQTPLLLGLAEAERPGRLANLDISLLQDIQRELGIEFHEASSVIARGRVSGAVALLNARKLLATGHRYVLVAGVDSFLDASTLSSYDKRERLLTSRNSNGFIPGEGAAAVVLGLPRLDDKPQLACIGLGFGIEQAHIEAQDTPLRAEGLTQAIRAALAEAGCGLESMDYRLTDLSGEQYYFKEASLAMSRNLRVRKEFFDIWHPADCIGECGAAIGPAMLSVALAASRKGYGEGPNIFCHLGNDAGQRAVVLLSYQHVRAA; via the coding sequence ATGACCAGCTTCTGCGTACTCGGCTCCGGCATGGTGACGGCTGTCGGCCAGGACTCGCCCTCCAGCTGTGCGGCCATTCGCTGTGCCATCGACAACTTTCAGGAGACCCGCTTCATGGACAGCGGGGGCGAATGGCAGATCGGCTCGACAGTCCCTCTGGAACAGCCCTGGCGAGGCCGGGTCAAGCTGGTCAAGATGGCCGCCAGGGCGATAGCCGAGGCGGTACGCAGCGTGCCAGGCTGCCAACCCGAGCAAACGCCGCTGCTGCTGGGTCTGGCCGAGGCCGAGCGTCCCGGCCGGTTGGCGAACCTCGATATCAGTCTGCTGCAAGACATCCAGCGAGAGCTCGGCATCGAGTTTCATGAAGCATCCAGTGTTATCGCACGGGGCAGGGTCAGCGGCGCCGTGGCGCTGCTCAACGCCCGCAAGCTCCTCGCAACGGGGCATCGCTACGTACTGGTTGCCGGTGTCGACTCCTTTCTCGATGCATCGACACTGTCGTCCTATGACAAACGGGAACGCTTGCTGACCAGCCGCAACTCCAACGGTTTCATACCCGGTGAAGGAGCTGCCGCTGTCGTACTTGGCCTACCACGCCTCGATGACAAGCCACAGCTGGCCTGCATCGGCCTGGGTTTTGGCATCGAGCAGGCCCACATCGAAGCGCAAGACACGCCGTTGCGAGCCGAAGGCCTTACACAGGCCATCCGGGCCGCTCTCGCCGAAGCGGGCTGCGGCCTCGAAAGCATGGACTACCGGCTGACGGATCTATCCGGGGAGCAGTACTACTTCAAGGAAGCGTCCCTGGCGATGAGCCGGAACCTGCGGGTGCGCAAGGAGTTCTTCGATATCTGGCATCCGGCGGACTGCATCGGAGAGTGCGGCGCGGCCATCGGCCCTGCAATGCTTTCAGTTGCACTGGCCGCCTCGCGCAAAGGCTATGGCGAAGGCCCCAATATCTTCTGCCACCTGGGCAACGATGCGGGACAACGTGCCGTCGTCCTCTTGAGCTACCAACATGTGAGGGCTGCCTGA
- a CDS encoding DUF2169 family type VI secretion system accessory protein yields the protein MELLNATRLTAAYTQGLAPDGRESLVVVAKGTFDLPLDGSEARLAEVQRPLLMADEYVGEPGLSAPRQEMDFAPVKPFCDVLVMGKAHAPNGRPATQITAGIRVGRVSKAFSVLGPRQWQPGMLGASPGVPQPFLEQDIGYAHAFGGRHAMADRPDFAETYLPNPAGIGWYPRSAGTAGIVGMPMPSTEALGQPIDSPHGDFTPMALGPIGRHWPPRIGYAGTYDEAWLADHFPFLPPDFDTRYYQAAPPDQQTEYLQGGEDVLLLNLTRQERAGFKVPRMQVPVTFFLKKGGHETVQAVIDTLVVDTDAGKVEITWRASRALRRNMFEMTQVLVGEKSRAWWRAKALGKDYYPSLASLAAARDFDAQEQSQ from the coding sequence ATGGAATTGCTCAACGCCACCCGCCTGACGGCCGCCTACACCCAGGGCCTGGCCCCCGACGGGCGCGAGTCCCTGGTGGTGGTCGCCAAGGGCACCTTCGACCTGCCGCTCGATGGCAGCGAGGCGCGCCTGGCCGAAGTCCAGCGCCCGCTGCTGATGGCCGACGAATACGTCGGCGAGCCCGGCCTCTCGGCACCGCGCCAGGAAATGGACTTCGCCCCGGTCAAGCCCTTCTGCGACGTGCTGGTGATGGGCAAGGCCCACGCCCCCAACGGCCGCCCCGCCACCCAGATCACCGCCGGCATCCGCGTCGGCCGGGTCAGCAAGGCCTTCAGCGTGCTCGGCCCGCGCCAGTGGCAGCCGGGCATGCTCGGCGCCAGCCCCGGCGTCCCGCAGCCCTTCCTCGAGCAGGACATCGGCTACGCCCACGCCTTCGGTGGCCGCCACGCCATGGCCGACCGCCCGGACTTCGCCGAGACCTACCTGCCCAACCCGGCCGGCATCGGCTGGTACCCCAGGAGCGCCGGCACCGCCGGGATCGTCGGCATGCCCATGCCCAGCACCGAAGCCCTGGGCCAGCCCATCGACAGCCCGCACGGCGACTTCACCCCCATGGCCCTCGGCCCCATCGGCCGCCACTGGCCACCGCGCATCGGCTACGCCGGCACCTATGACGAGGCCTGGCTGGCCGACCACTTCCCCTTCCTGCCGCCGGACTTCGACACCCGCTACTACCAGGCCGCCCCGCCGGACCAGCAGACCGAGTACCTGCAGGGCGGCGAGGACGTGCTGCTGCTCAACCTGACCCGGCAGGAACGCGCCGGCTTCAAGGTGCCGAGGATGCAGGTGCCGGTGACCTTCTTCCTGAAGAAGGGTGGCCACGAGACGGTGCAGGCGGTGATCGACACGCTGGTGGTGGACACCGACGCCGGCAAGGTCGAGATCACCTGGCGCGCGAGCCGGGCGTTGAGGCGGAACATGTTCGAGATGACGCAGGTGCTGGTAGGCGAGAAATCACGAGCCTGGTGGCGCGCCAAGGCCCTTGGCAAGGACTACTACCCGTCACTTGCGTCGCTGGCCGCTGCCCGGGACTTCGATGCGCAGGAGCAATCTCAATGA
- a CDS encoding DUF6484 domain-containing protein, which produces MTVQIHTPAATRLDGVVIGILLDVPEASSPVVAFPGCPSETGIAATTTTVLAREDIGTQVALMFVGGDPALPLVIGRIQRLPETRREPAVAHIDGERLEFSAEREIVLRCGKASITLTREGKVLIKGAYLSSRSSGVHRIKGGSVQIN; this is translated from the coding sequence ATGACAGTCCAGATCCACACCCCCGCCGCCACCCGCCTCGATGGCGTGGTGATCGGCATCCTCCTCGACGTGCCCGAGGCCTCCAGCCCGGTGGTGGCCTTCCCCGGCTGCCCGTCGGAGACCGGCATCGCCGCGACCACCACCACGGTGCTCGCCCGCGAGGACATCGGCACCCAGGTGGCGCTGATGTTCGTCGGCGGCGACCCCGCCCTGCCCCTGGTGATCGGCCGCATCCAGCGCCTGCCGGAGACCCGCAGGGAGCCGGCGGTGGCGCACATCGACGGCGAGCGCCTGGAGTTCTCGGCCGAGCGCGAGATCGTCCTGCGCTGCGGCAAGGCCAGCATCACCCTGACCCGCGAAGGCAAGGTGCTGATCAAGGGCGCGTACCTGTCCAGCCGCTCCTCCGGGGTCCACCGCATCAAGGGCGGTTCGGTGCAGATCAACTGA